TAAGTCCATCCATATCTGGATTCATTTGAAAATATGGATCCACCATAGGAGTTATCTCTATAAGGTCACTTTTTATTCCAAGAGATTCTATTACTAACTTTCCATGTTCTACACTTTCCTTACTAGAACTTTTATATGGCATCATAATTCCTAAAACATTTTCAGGACCAAAGGCCTTAGCTGCTAAATAAGCAACTAAAGCTGAATCTATTCCCCCTGAAATTCCAAGAACTACCTTTTCAAATCCTACCTTGTGTACCTCTTCTCTTAAAAAATCCACCAGGATATTTTCAACCATCTGTAAATTCAAATCTAATCTATTTTCCATGGTTAAATCCCCCATCCTATTTATAGTCGTTTATCATAGTTTCTGCTAGGTCTCTATCTAATCCGAATTTACCTAACTTACCATTTCTATAATCTCTTAAAACTGTGTATGTAGCCTGTTGCACATTAAGAGTATTTCCCTTTTGTCTCATATTCATTCTATTAGCAATACTTTCTATTATTGCCCCTGTAACTTGATCGAAATCCTCATCTAAAAGTTTATATTTTTCTTTTAAAATATTTTTCATGTTCATTTCCATCATTTTATCTAAAAGTCTACAAGCCACATCATCTATAGGAAGTATTTCATCTTTAATTGCCCCTGTAATTGCAAGGTTCATTCCAACCTCTTCACTTTCAAACTTAGGCCATAATATTCCTGGAGTATCTAAAAGTTCTAATCCCTCTTTTATTCTTATCCACTGTTTACCCCTAGTGAATCCTGGTTTATTACCTACTCCAGCACTATTTTTTCCAACTATTCTATTAATAAGTCTAGATTTACCAACATTTGGTATTCCAGCTATCATAAGTCTAGTATTAACTTTTCTAAGTCCCTTAGCCATAAGTCTTGCCTTTTTCTCCGCAGAAACCTTATCTATTATAGAGTATAGAGCTCTCATATTAAATCCTGTTTCAGCAGAAAGTTCTAAAACTTCATCGGCAAAGTTATTTTCCTTAAAGAACTTTTTCCAAAAGTTTATCTCTTCCTTTGTCACAAGGTCAGCCTTGTTTATAACTATTATTCTTTTTTTATTTTTTGCAAATTTTGGTATATCTGGATTTTTACTTGAAAGTGGAATTCTTGCATCTACCACCTCAAGAACGATATCTATAAGGGGCATATTCTCCTTAATCATATCCTTTGTTTTTTTCATATGCCCTGGGTACCAGTTTATCTTTGTCATTGACATCTTTGTTTCCTCCTTAATCCTCTAATCCCTTAACTAGAAGAACTATCTCTCCCTTTAGAGGATTTTTGCTTATTTTTTCAATGAGTTCAGTTGTAGTCCCCCTTAAAATTTCCTCATACATTTTAGTTATCTCTCTAACTATTACTACTTCTCTTACACCCATAAATGTTTCTATATCTCTTAAGGTCTTCTCTATTCTATATGGTGATTCATATATGATTATAGTTCTCTCCTCTAGAGCTAATTTTTTAAGTAAAGTTTGTCTTCCCTTTTTCTTAGGTAAGAACCCCTCCATTGCCAATCTTCTTGTGGAAATTCCAGCTGCTGAAGCAGCAGCAACCATAGCACTAGGCCCTGGAATAGGAACAACTTTAATTCCTTCATTGTGAGCTGCATCAACTAACTCCCAACCTGGATCAGAGATACATGGTGTCCCTGCGTCTGTTACTACAGCTATGGTATTTCCATTTTCTAACATATTTATAATATTAGGAATTTGATGATGTTTTACATTTTCATCATATCTGTAAACTATCTTTTCTAATCCTAAGTGATTTAATAATTTTTTTGTTACCCTTGTGTCCTCAGCAAATATAAAGTCCACCTCTCCTAAGATTCTTACAGCTCTTAGGGTAATATCCTCTAAATTCCCAATGGGAGTTGCCACAACATATAACATATTACTTTCCGCCCTTCTAATTATTTTTTTCTGCCAACATAGCCTTTATGGTAGAAATTGCCGCTTCTAACTGAAGGTCTTCTTTTTTCTTCATTTTATCCGCTTCTTTTTTACCTTTGATCTCTTTTATAATCTCATTTTTATTAGCCTTTGTTTCAGCCTCATTTATATTGGTAACAAATCCATCAAAGAATAGGAAATCATCCTTTTCTTCAACTTTAACATCAGGTTCTATTCCAGTTCCATTTATACAAACTCCTGAAGGAGTATAATATTTTGCTATTGTTACCTTGATTCCATCTCCATCTGGTAAAGGTACAAGAGTTTGTACACTTCCCTTTCCAAAGGACTTTTCTCCTATTAGTAATCCTCTTTTATGATCCTTTATTGCCCCTGAAACAATTTCAGATGCAGAAGCACTTCCCTCATTTATAAGAACTACCAGTGGAAAATCTCCATAGTACTTTCCAGTTCTGTTAGAAACCTGTTCCTCTCCAACTTTTCCCTTTGTACTTACAATTCTTCCATCTTTTATAAACATAGAGGCTATTTTTATAGCTTGATCCAAAGCTCCTCCTGGATTACTTCTTAAATCTAGAACTATTCCCTTAGCTCCATCTTTTTGTAAACCTTCAAGGGCCTTTCTCACATCTGGGTACACATTTTCTCCAAATTGAGTAAGTCTTAAATACCCTATATTTTTATCTATCATTCTACTTTTTACATATTTTAACTGTATAATTGCTCTTTTTAAAGTAACTTCCTTAGTTTCCTTTGCAGAGTCTCTATAAACGGTAAGTTTAACCTCTGAACCAGGTTCACCCTTTAATTTTTTCACACACTGCTCACTTGTTAATTTATAAGTTGAATCTCCATCTATTGCTATTATCTTATCCTTTGCTTTTAAACCAGCATTATATGCAGGTGTATCCTCAATAGGAGATACTACAACTAAAGGTTCATCAGGTTTTTTCTGTATAACCATTCCCACTCCAGGATATTTTCCCTTTATATCCTCTTGGAAACTTTCCATCTCCTCAGCTGTGAAATAATTTGAATGTGGGTCATCTAGAGATTCTAACATCCCCTTTAATGCCCCATGTAAAAGTGTTGCCCTAGTTGGTTCCTTATCTCCCACATAATTTTCTCTTAAAAGATCCATAATATCTGACATCTCTTTTAATTGTTTTATATTAGAGATAAAACCAATACTATCTTTATTTTCTTCCTTTTTATTTGCATCAACGGTCTTTCCATAGGAAAGTGAACTTGTTAATAAAAGACCAGATAATAATAGTACTAGTCCCTTACCCTTTAAGGCTCTTATCATACGGCTCCTCCTAAGTTTTTCCCCTCTTTCACCACATGTTCCACATTTATTGTACTCTCTTCATCTCCTAACATAAACACAGAAATATATTCCACATTTCCCTTTGTTCCTGTTATAGGTGAATAGTCTAAAGCTTTTAAAGTCAATCCATGCTCTTTTCCAGCTTCTATTACAGAGTTAATAGCCATAAGATGTTTTTTACTATCTCTAACTATTCCTCCCTTTTCAATATTCTCTCTTCCCACTTCAAATTGTGGTTTTATAAGAGCCATTAATTTTGTATCTCCATGGAAAAACTTAACTAAATGCTCAAATACCTTTGTTATAGATATAAATGAAACGTCCATTACCATCATGTCTATATTTGAGTTATCTAAATTTTCCTCTGTTAAATCTTTTATATGGGTATTTTCTAAAGATTTTACCCTTTCATCATTTCTTAATTTCCAGTCCAATTGATTTGTTCCCACATCCACAGAATATACAAATTTTGCTCCATTTTGTAGGGCACAATCTGTAAATCCACCTGTTGATGCTCCTATATCTAAAACTGTTTTTCCATTAAAATCAAGGTTAAATACAGAAATGGCCTTTTCTAATTTAAGTCCACCTCTACTTACATATTTACAAGTATCTCCCTTAACTCTAATATTAGGCTCTTCATCTATTTTTATAGATGTTCCCGCCTTATCTATTCTTTTATCATTAACTATTACGTTTCCAGCCATAATAGCTCTTTTTGCCTTTTCTCTAGTTTCAAAGAATCCCTTTTCCACTAAAAGTACATCTAAACGTTCCTTCATTAGCTTTCACTAGCCTCCTCAAAAATTCTATCATCCTCTAGATAATCTAAAAGGGGATTTTCTAAAACTAAATTTTTAAACCCTTTTTTATTAACTGCTCTTATTAGCTTTTCAGTTTCCCTAACACGCTTTGTAAAAAAGTCATCTCCTATGGGAATTCTCTTAGTTTTTTTGTAGTGGTTTAAAAGCTGTTTTGTATTTTTAATTCTAAGCTCATGCTTAGCTCTTTTTAATCTATCCTTTACAATTCCAGTGGTACAATCAAGTTTTTTTGCTATGTCCTCTATATTCATTCCCTGGGTCATAAGCTCTAATATTTTGTCTGCTCCTATGGGATTTATTCTATGGTACTTGGCTGAGTACATATCTGCCCTGTGAACTATATGAGCTTCCTTGGTATTAGGTTGAATTTTTCCCCACTTTCCATGGT
The DNA window shown above is from Cetobacterium ceti and carries:
- a CDS encoding TlyA family RNA methyltransferase encodes the protein MKERLDVLLVEKGFFETREKAKRAIMAGNVIVNDKRIDKAGTSIKIDEEPNIRVKGDTCKYVSRGGLKLEKAISVFNLDFNGKTVLDIGASTGGFTDCALQNGAKFVYSVDVGTNQLDWKLRNDERVKSLENTHIKDLTEENLDNSNIDMMVMDVSFISITKVFEHLVKFFHGDTKLMALIKPQFEVGRENIEKGGIVRDSKKHLMAINSVIEAGKEHGLTLKALDYSPITGTKGNVEYISVFMLGDEESTINVEHVVKEGKNLGGAV
- the rsmI gene encoding 16S rRNA (cytidine(1402)-2'-O)-methyltransferase, which produces MLYVVATPIGNLEDITLRAVRILGEVDFIFAEDTRVTKKLLNHLGLEKIVYRYDENVKHHQIPNIINMLENGNTIAVVTDAGTPCISDPGWELVDAAHNEGIKVVPIPGPSAMVAAASAAGISTRRLAMEGFLPKKKGRQTLLKKLALEERTIIIYESPYRIEKTLRDIETFMGVREVVIVREITKMYEEILRGTTTELIEKISKNPLKGEIVLLVKGLED
- the ylqF gene encoding ribosome biogenesis GTPase YlqF, with protein sequence MSMTKINWYPGHMKKTKDMIKENMPLIDIVLEVVDARIPLSSKNPDIPKFAKNKKRIIVINKADLVTKEEINFWKKFFKENNFADEVLELSAETGFNMRALYSIIDKVSAEKKARLMAKGLRKVNTRLMIAGIPNVGKSRLINRIVGKNSAGVGNKPGFTRGKQWIRIKEGLELLDTPGILWPKFESEEVGMNLAITGAIKDEILPIDDVACRLLDKMMEMNMKNILKEKYKLLDEDFDQVTGAIIESIANRMNMRQKGNTLNVQQATYTVLRDYRNGKLGKFGLDRDLAETMINDYK
- a CDS encoding S41 family peptidase, translated to MIRALKGKGLVLLLSGLLLTSSLSYGKTVDANKKEENKDSIGFISNIKQLKEMSDIMDLLRENYVGDKEPTRATLLHGALKGMLESLDDPHSNYFTAEEMESFQEDIKGKYPGVGMVIQKKPDEPLVVVSPIEDTPAYNAGLKAKDKIIAIDGDSTYKLTSEQCVKKLKGEPGSEVKLTVYRDSAKETKEVTLKRAIIQLKYVKSRMIDKNIGYLRLTQFGENVYPDVRKALEGLQKDGAKGIVLDLRSNPGGALDQAIKIASMFIKDGRIVSTKGKVGEEQVSNRTGKYYGDFPLVVLINEGSASASEIVSGAIKDHKRGLLIGEKSFGKGSVQTLVPLPDGDGIKVTIAKYYTPSGVCINGTGIEPDVKVEEKDDFLFFDGFVTNINEAETKANKNEIIKEIKGKKEADKMKKKEDLQLEAAISTIKAMLAEKNN
- a CDS encoding HD domain-containing protein → MQIKNSNALKFIDILLDNEKVLDLESYDDQGVKVTTHTYDVLKISSDEIKRDYRDLFEGRERVDFFAVIVGVIIHDLSKGSIRKMGERFSHSQMMIKKPEYITKEADVLLEEIENQLGVRINDKTRKNIIHIVISHHGKWGKIQPNTKEAHIVHRADMYSAKYHRINPIGADKILELMTQGMNIEDIAKKLDCTTGIVKDRLKRAKHELRIKNTKQLLNHYKKTKRIPIGDDFFTKRVRETEKLIRAVNKKGFKNLVLENPLLDYLEDDRIFEEASES